The Deinococcus sp. YIM 134068 sequence CCATGCGGCGCAGCACCCGGCTGGAGCCACTCTGGACGGGCAGATGCACGAACTCGCATACGGCGGGCGTCTCGGCCATCGCGGCGGCCACGTCCTCCGTGAAGTTCATGGGGTGGCTCGTGGTGAACTTGACGCGCCGCACGCCGGAACGTCCGACCATTCGCAGCAGGTCGGCGAAACTGGGGTATCCGGCCAGCCTCGCCCCCTGGTCCACCCCGTAGGCGTTCACGTTCTGCCCGAGGAGCGTGACCTCCTGCACCCCCGCTTCGAGCTGCATGTCCAGCTCGCGCAGGATGGCGTCGGGGTGACGGCTCACCTGCGGCCCGCGCGTGGTGGGCACGATGCAGTAGGTGCAGTGGTGGTCGCAGCCGCGCATGATCGTGAGGTGCGCTTGCAGCTTCCCGGCGGGCGGCGGCGGGATGTGGTCGTGCAGCTCGTCCTTGAACTGGAGGCCCCAGAACCGCTCGCTCCCCTCCAGCGCCTTGCCGATGTCGAGGAGGCTGCCGGGGCCGAGCAGCACGTCCACCTCGAACTTGCGGGCGATCTGCTGGCCCTCCTCAAGCTGGGCGAGGCAGCCCATCATCCCGACGACGAGGGGGCGCTGCTGCTTTTGCTTGCGCAACTCGCCGAGCAGGCTCCGCACCTTGTCCACCGGCTTGCCGCGCACCGCGCAGGTGTTCACGAGCACGAAGTCGGCCTCGTCCACGCTGCCGACCAGATCAGCGCCGAAGCTGACAAGTTGCGACTCGACGAGGTGCGTGTCGTATTCGTTCATCTGACACCCGTAGGTGATCAGGTGTGCCTTCATGGCTGTACCTTCATGTTCTGCGCCTCCTGGGCCTGACGGAGGGATTCCGGGGCCTCTTCTCCCGCGAGGAGGCCTGAAGCCCTCACCCGCGAACGTTGGAAAGTTTAGCGCGGAGGCTCGGGGTGTAGTAGGAAGGGTCCTCAAAGGGAGTCAGGACAGAATCAGCGGTCGCCCCCTACCGTGGTTCATGCGTCTCCTGGCCCTGTCGTTGGTGTCTCTGCTCGCCGTCGCTCAGGCGACCACCTGGGGCCGCCTCAACCTCGGTTGATCGGCTCGGAGGACAGCCCCTACAGGTTCAAGATCATCCCGCTCAGAGTGACTGTGAACCGCGCGGTTACGTTTGAGGGACGCGGTGAACTCGTCCAACTCCTGCCAGGCGGACAACTCAAGACCCTGTGGAAGAGCAGGCTCCCTGCCTTTCCTCACAAAGTTTTCCTCAGTTCTCAAGGCCACGTCGTCCTGCTGGACACCCATGCGGGAAGCGGGCAGGGCAAGAACGCCCTCGTCATCTATAGTTCACGGGGAGAGTTGATTGCCAACTACGACTTCAACACCGTTGTTCCCGATGTGGATGACCGGAAGCGCTTCTACTACGCCTTGAGCGGGTTTTATCTCTCCAGCGTCTACACGGTGAGGTGGGCGACCTATGCCGGGGTGCCTCACCTCACCCTCCGCGACCGGGACGGCAAGGGGCCGACGATCAACCTCACGACGGGCGAATTCAAAACAGTCTGGAACGGGCAGAGCCGCCGCTGAGACGCACTCTGCCCCCTACAGCTTCAGGTCGCCCCTCTCCGTCACGTCCAGCCCCTGCGCCACCTCACGCGCCGCGCCCTGCCGCTCGCAGTCGAGGTACGTCTGGGCCTGCTTCACCTCGCGGTCGAGGACCCCGATGGTGTCCTTGAAGCGGTCGAGCGCCTGGGTGCGGTAGGTGCTGATGGCGTCGAGCGCCCCGTACACGTCGCGGAAGGCGGCCTGGATGACCTCCGGGTTCACGGTCGCGCTGCCCGCCTGGCGCTGAATCTCGGTGGACTGCTGGCGCAACAGGCTGGCGGTAGAGGCGATCATGTTGCCCGTCGTGTCGTTCAGCGCCGTGACCTGCCCGAGCACCGCCTGCTGGGTGCCCAGCGCCTGCGCCACCATGATCGCGGTTCGCAGGGCGCTCACGGTCGTCGTCGTGGCGCGGTCCACGCCCTTGATGAGTTCGAGGTTGTTGCGCCGCACGAGGTCGAGCGCGAGGTAGCCCTGGATGCTCACCGCGAGTTGCGTCAGGAGGTCGGTCACGCGCTGGCGCACGGCGAACAGCAGTTCCTCGCGCACGACGCGGGCCTTGTCCGGGTCGGTGGCCTCCAGCGTGCCCAGGCGGGCGGTCAGGGCGTCATCCACCGCCTTGCCGACGTGGGCGTACTGCCGGAGCTTCTGCATCGTCTCCCAGAGGTGGACCTTCTCCGTTTCGATGCTGGCGTTGTCGCGCCGCAGCTCGTCCTGCCCCCGGTACAGCGCCTCCAGAATGGCGTTGAGGTGGGTCTGCGCGCTCTGGTAGCGGTCCAGTGCGTTTTGCGCCTTGCGCCCGCCGGGCAGCTTGCCGAAGAAGCCGCGCACGGTCGGCGTGCGGCTGGGGTCGAGGTCCTCCACCGTGCGGCGCAGGTCGGTCAGGCCCTTCAGGATGGAGCTGCCCTCGGCCAGCGCCCCGGCCTTCGTCGCCCGCAGGGGCCGTTCGAGCATCCGGTTGGACACCTGCGCCGCTGACCGCTGCTCGCTGAGGCCGAGGTCATGCACGCTGTCGAGCTTGCGCTTGAAGGTCTCGCCGTGGGTGCCCGCCCGCAGCACGTCCTCCACGAAGGCGCGGGCCATCGTGTCCAGCCGGGCGCGGTCCTCCGGGGAGAGGGGCACCATCTCGGGGGCGTCTCCAGCCGCCACGGGGGACACGGCGGCGGGCGCGGTCATCAGGGACTCGGGGGGCGTGAGGGGATCGGGCTTGGGGTCGCTCATGGGTCACAGTACGGCCCGAAGGTGAGTTGGGTTGCGCCGGGTGAGGCGGTGAGGCGGGCCGCCCCTATACTCCTTGCCATGATCGACGCGGCCCAACTTGACCACCTCGCGCTCCTCGCGCGGCTGGAACTCACGCCAGAGGAGCGTGAGGCCATGCGAGCGGACCTCAACAGCATCCTGGGCTACTTCGAGCAACTTCGCGCTGTGGACACGGACGGCGTGGAGGAGATGCAGCGCCCCGTGGACCTCGTGAACGTGCTGCGCGAGGACGTGCCCGGCGAACGGTTCGGCCCCGAGGTGGTCGCCGCCCTCGCCCCCGAGATGGAAGGCGGCTTCGTGCGCGTGCCCCGAACGGTGGAGCAGGACTGATGCTGGACCTGAAGTTCATCCGCGAGAACGCCGGAACCGTCAAGCACGCCATCGAGGTCAAGGGGATCAACCTCGACCTCGACGAACTGCTGCGCCTCGACCGCGACCTCGTGGCCCTCAAGCAGCGCGTGGAGGCGATGCAGACCGAGCGCAATGCGAACGCCAAGGTCGTGCCGAAGGCCACTCCGCAGGAGCGCCCCGCCCTCATCCAGCGGGGCAAGGACCTGTCCGAAGAGATCAAGGCCCTCGAACCCGCCCTGCGCGCCCACGAGGAACAGCTTCGGCAACTGCTCCTCCGCGTGCCCAACATCCCCCTCCCCTCGGTCCCGGTGGGGAAGGATGACAGCGAAAACGTGGAGCTTCGGCGCGAGGGTACGCCGCCCGCGTTCGCCTTTCCCCCGCTCGATCACGTCGAACTGCTCGAACGGCAGGGCTGGGCCGACCCGGAGCGCGTGGCGCGGGTGAGCGGCAGCCGCTCGTATCTCCTCAAGGGGGACGCGGCATTGCTGGAGATGGCCGTCCTCATGTTCGCGCTTGACTTCCTGCGCGGGCGCGGCCTGACGCCCCTGAGCACCACCGCCCTTGTGCGCCCGGAGACGTTCGTCGGGTCGGGCCACTTCCCCGGCGGCGAGGATCAGGTCTACAAGATCGAGGGCGAGGAGCTGATGCTGGCGGGCACGGCAGAAGTTCCGGTCAACAGCCTGTACGCGGGCGAGCAACTCTCGCTCGATCAGCTCCCGATGGCCTACGCCGCGATCAGCGCCGCCTTCCGCTCGGAGGCCGGGTCGGCGGGGCGGGACGTGCGCGGGCTGATCCGCGTCCACGAGTTCCGCAAGGTCGAGCAGTACGTCCTGTGCCGCGCCGATGAGGCCGAGGGCCTGCGCTGGTTCGGCGTGCTGTTGGAGAACGCCGAGGCGCTGCTGCGAGCGCTGGAGTTGCCTTACCGCGTCGTCCAGAACTGCACGGGCGACATGGGCGCGGGCAAGGTCCTGATGTACGACCTGGAGGCGTGGGTCCCCAGCGAGGAGAAGTACCGCGAGACCCACTCCTGCTCGTACCTGGGCGACTGGCAGGCCCGCCGCACCGGCCTCAGATACCGCGACGAGGCGGGAAAACTCGTGTACGCCCACACCCTGAACAACACGGGCGTCGCCACGCCGCGTATCCTCGTCCCCTTGCTGGAGAACCACCAGCGGGCGGACGGGACGATCCGCGTTCCGGCGGCATTGCGTTCCTACCTCGGCGGGCGCGAGGTGCTGGGCGTGCCGATGCGGTGAGCCGCGACTTCCAGTAAGATCAAGGGGTCCCGCAAGGGACGGGGCGCATGACAACCGGGGAAAGTGCAGAGGGACCAACACCGGACGTGGAAGCGCCCGGATCGTGACTCCGGGCGCTTCAGAAAGGGGGTGGTGGCTGTGGCTAGACACCGCAAGCCTACCAAAAAACCCCGCCGGAAGCCACTGAAGCCTGCTGAAATCGCCGTGATCCTTACGGCGATGGGTGCGGCGCTCAGTGGGCTGGCGGCCCTCATTCAAGCCCTGAGGTAAAGCCCTCTCGCTGCCCCGGTTGCGCCCTTTTCCTCTCCGCTATCGGGGCGTCAGGTCGGTCGGCCTGGCGTCTTTTCGTGCGGTCCCGGCCAGTCGGGGGCGGGATGAAAGGTTTCCCCCGTCGCCCTCCTCCCCCCGACCCCTTAGCCTGGGCCGCATGGACACTCCGCGTGACGTACTGGCGCAGACGCAGGCCCGCTTCCTCGGACGGGACCACGAGCGGGCGGATACCCGCGAGCGCCTGAACGTGGGCGGCCCCCTTGCTGCCGACTCCGAGGCCCGCGCCCTGACCCGCCTCACCCGCCTCGGCGTGCCCCTGCCCGACGCGCGCTCGCTCGCCGAGGGCCACGAGGACGGGCGGAGCATCGCGGCCCGGATGCCGGAGGACACCCGGCTCGGCCTGGAGCGGCTGCTGGGGAGGAATGACCTGCTCGGCGTCGCCTACCTCGACCTCGCCCGAAGCGCGGCGCGGGCGGTGGGGCGCGTCGTGCTGCGTGGCGCGTCGGGGCGGACGGTGGGCTACGGCACGGGCTGGCTATGCGGCCCCCATACCCTCCTGACCAACCAGCATGTGCTGGAGGATGCACAGGACGCGCGCACGGCGGTCGTCGAGTTCGACTACGAGTTGCGCGCGGACGGCACCCCATCCCGTTCTGTGACCCTCAGCCTTGACCCCGACACGCTCTTCCTGACCTCGGAGGCGCTGGATTACGCGCTCGTCGCCGTGCAGGGCGACACTTCCCCCTTCGGGTGGCTGCCGCTGATCGGCACGACGGGCAAGGTGCTCGTGGGCGAGGCGCTGAGCATCGTCCAGCACCCCGGCGGTGAGCCGAAGCAGGTCGCGCTGCGCGAGAACCGGCTGGTCGATCTGCTGCCCGACTTCCTGCACTACGAGACGGACACGGCACCGGGATCGAGCGGCAGCCCCGTCTTCAACGACGCGTGGGAGGTCGTGGCCCTGCACCACAGCGGCGTTCCCCGCACCGACGGTCAGGGCCGGACCCTGCGCCGCGACGGCCAGCCCGCCCGGCCCGGCGACCCCGACACGGTGATCGACTGGATCGCCAACGAGGGCGTGCGCGTCAGCCGCATCGTGGAGGACTTGCGGACCCGCCCGGACGCGGTGGGCAATCCCCTCGTCGCCGGGGTGCTGGCCGCCAACCGCCCGCCCGTGGTCGGTGCCCCGTCCGTCCAGCCCAGCCCCTCCTCCCCGACCGAGGCCGCCCGCGTGCTGGACCTCGGCACCCTGACCCCCGGCGCGGACGGCGCGGTGAGCCTGCCCGTGACCCTGCGGCTGCGCGTAGGCGGCGAGGCGAAGCAGCCCACGCCCCCAACCCCCGCGCCCGGCGACCGCCCCTACCTCGACCCGCAGGACGACGAGCGCGCGGCGGCCTACTACGCCGACCTTCCAACCGGCACCCCCCAGGCCCGCTTCCTCGCCCTCTCGGAACTCGTGACGCGGACGCACACGCGCAAACCGGGCTATGACCCGTCGGACGAGGTGTACCCCTGGGTGGACCTCTGGCCCGACGGACGGCTGCGGAGCCTCTACAGCGGACGCGAGCACGCGCCGGACGAGTTCATCGCCGCCGACCGCGCCGCGCGGGAGCGCCGCCTGACGCTAGCCGCCCGCGAGGGGCTGGGGGCGGACACGCTGGAGGACGCCTTCCCGTACAACTGCGAACACGTCGTTCCCCAGTCGTGGTTCGGCAAGCGCGAGCCGATGCGCGGCGACCTCCACCATCTCTTCGCCTGCGAACCTGACTGCAACTCCTTCCGGGGCAACACGCCCTACTTCGACTTCCCCGACTACGGCGAGGCCCTGCGGAGCGACTGCGGCAGGCGTGAACCCGGCGAGTTCGAACCTGCCCACGGCAAGGGGGCCGCCGCCCGCGCGACCCTCTACTTCCTGCTGCGGTATCCCGGCGTGGTGCGTCAATACGGCGAACGCCACCTCCAGACCCTTCTCGCGTGGCACACGGGCAAC is a genomic window containing:
- the miaB gene encoding tRNA (N6-isopentenyl adenosine(37)-C2)-methylthiotransferase MiaB is translated as MKAHLITYGCQMNEYDTHLVESQLVSFGADLVGSVDEADFVLVNTCAVRGKPVDKVRSLLGELRKQKQQRPLVVGMMGCLAQLEEGQQIARKFEVDVLLGPGSLLDIGKALEGSERFWGLQFKDELHDHIPPPPAGKLQAHLTIMRGCDHHCTYCIVPTTRGPQVSRHPDAILRELDMQLEAGVQEVTLLGQNVNAYGVDQGARLAGYPSFADLLRMVGRSGVRRVKFTTSHPMNFTEDVAAAMAETPAVCEFVHLPVQSGSSRVLRRMAREYTREKYLGHIAEIKRHLPNVVLATDIIVGFPGETEEDFGETLSLYDEVGYDSAYMFIYSPRPGTPSYRHFQDLPREVKTERLQRLIVKQKEWSARKNAGKVGTLQEVLLRGNAHDAGFLEGHTRGNHPTVVPKALGVTGAGIHRVRIEHATPHMLYGKLVDERGQDLPELPRFNPEAAALSSPLQMV
- a CDS encoding toxic anion resistance protein, whose product is MSDPKPDPLTPPESLMTAPAAVSPVAAGDAPEMVPLSPEDRARLDTMARAFVEDVLRAGTHGETFKRKLDSVHDLGLSEQRSAAQVSNRMLERPLRATKAGALAEGSSILKGLTDLRRTVEDLDPSRTPTVRGFFGKLPGGRKAQNALDRYQSAQTHLNAILEALYRGQDELRRDNASIETEKVHLWETMQKLRQYAHVGKAVDDALTARLGTLEATDPDKARVVREELLFAVRQRVTDLLTQLAVSIQGYLALDLVRRNNLELIKGVDRATTTTVSALRTAIMVAQALGTQQAVLGQVTALNDTTGNMIASTASLLRQQSTEIQRQAGSATVNPEVIQAAFRDVYGALDAISTYRTQALDRFKDTIGVLDREVKQAQTYLDCERQGAAREVAQGLDVTERGDLKL
- the gatC gene encoding Asp-tRNA(Asn)/Glu-tRNA(Gln) amidotransferase subunit GatC codes for the protein MIDAAQLDHLALLARLELTPEEREAMRADLNSILGYFEQLRAVDTDGVEEMQRPVDLVNVLREDVPGERFGPEVVAALAPEMEGGFVRVPRTVEQD
- the serS gene encoding serine--tRNA ligase, whose amino-acid sequence is MLDLKFIRENAGTVKHAIEVKGINLDLDELLRLDRDLVALKQRVEAMQTERNANAKVVPKATPQERPALIQRGKDLSEEIKALEPALRAHEEQLRQLLLRVPNIPLPSVPVGKDDSENVELRREGTPPAFAFPPLDHVELLERQGWADPERVARVSGSRSYLLKGDAALLEMAVLMFALDFLRGRGLTPLSTTALVRPETFVGSGHFPGGEDQVYKIEGEELMLAGTAEVPVNSLYAGEQLSLDQLPMAYAAISAAFRSEAGSAGRDVRGLIRVHEFRKVEQYVLCRADEAEGLRWFGVLLENAEALLRALELPYRVVQNCTGDMGAGKVLMYDLEAWVPSEEKYRETHSCSYLGDWQARRTGLRYRDEAGKLVYAHTLNNTGVATPRILVPLLENHQRADGTIRVPAALRSYLGGREVLGVPMR
- a CDS encoding endonuclease, giving the protein MDTPRDVLAQTQARFLGRDHERADTRERLNVGGPLAADSEARALTRLTRLGVPLPDARSLAEGHEDGRSIAARMPEDTRLGLERLLGRNDLLGVAYLDLARSAARAVGRVVLRGASGRTVGYGTGWLCGPHTLLTNQHVLEDAQDARTAVVEFDYELRADGTPSRSVTLSLDPDTLFLTSEALDYALVAVQGDTSPFGWLPLIGTTGKVLVGEALSIVQHPGGEPKQVALRENRLVDLLPDFLHYETDTAPGSSGSPVFNDAWEVVALHHSGVPRTDGQGRTLRRDGQPARPGDPDTVIDWIANEGVRVSRIVEDLRTRPDAVGNPLVAGVLAANRPPVVGAPSVQPSPSSPTEAARVLDLGTLTPGADGAVSLPVTLRLRVGGEAKQPTPPTPAPGDRPYLDPQDDERAAAYYADLPTGTPQARFLALSELVTRTHTRKPGYDPSDEVYPWVDLWPDGRLRSLYSGREHAPDEFIAADRAARERRLTLAAREGLGADTLEDAFPYNCEHVVPQSWFGKREPMRGDLHHLFACEPDCNSFRGNTPYFDFPDYGEALRSDCGRREPGEFEPAHGKGAAARATLYFLLRYPGVVRQYGERHLQTLLAWHTGNPPGDWERHRNAAIFEQQGNRNPLIDRPEWGAEVDFTEGLGR